A single Leptospira kirschneri serovar Cynopteri str. 3522 CT DNA region contains:
- the secA gene encoding preprotein translocase subunit SecA, protein MIQNILRVVFGSKFERDLKKLIPIVRQINSLEESMKGMDDSALSSQTKKFKERIVQGESLDSILPEAFATVREVSLRTMGMRHFDVQMMGGIALHGGNISEMKTGEGKTLTSTLAVYLNSLAGNGVHVVTVNDYLAKRDANWMKPIYDFLGISVGVIQHDMDYEQRKFAYAADITYGTNNEFGFDYLRDNMVSHKDHKVQRSHFFAIVDEVDSILIDEARTPLIISGPSDEATDKYVRVNKIIPKLFEGDDFEVDEKARNVLLTEKGVSHVEEILSIENLYAPENVDLVHHVHQALKAHKIFRVDKDYVVQQGQVVIIDEFTGRPMEGRRYSDGLHQAIEAKENVTIAKESQTLASITFQNYFRMYDKLAGMTGTADTEAEEFKKIYNLDVIVIPPNVSVQRKDSPDRVYRTENEKFQAILTEIRELQSKKQPVLVGTISIEKSEVLSKMLASAGIQHNVLNAKFHQKEAEIVANAGKPGAVTIATNMAGRGTDIVLGGAQLYKENLETWKDEDEIVKQFKESILRQNLEYAESLMQKMDSGAKQKRASEILSSVKIWKKNHEEVLAAGGLHILGTERHEARRIDNQLRGRSGRQGDPGSSRFYLSLQDDLMRIFGSDRISGLMKWANMPEGQEIESKMVSNAIARAQKRVEGHNFDIRKHLLEYDDVMNRQRIVIYKMRNEVLENEDISDLISGFIEETVENQIVTYCEGNNPSAWNLESLKEWSDGLDLNLQIDEVEFKKSKNPQLSLFEKVSSTAKLKYESKAEKIGKDIWKLLERNIFLDILDHRWKEHLYSMDHLREGIWTVGYSERNPLVEYKLQGFRMFDTAIENLKNEIVNFIFRVEVSENSKLPEEKKEYKKVGQEITGGFQEFSGGNLNRSQPNGSSVTVTTSSGGGTERKTSRRRKR, encoded by the coding sequence ATGATTCAAAACATTCTCCGGGTGGTTTTCGGAAGTAAATTTGAGAGAGATTTAAAAAAACTCATCCCGATCGTTAGACAAATTAATTCTTTAGAAGAAAGTATGAAAGGAATGGACGATTCTGCTCTTTCTTCCCAAACGAAAAAGTTTAAAGAAAGAATTGTACAAGGAGAATCCTTGGATTCAATTCTTCCAGAGGCATTTGCCACAGTAAGAGAAGTTTCTCTTCGTACTATGGGAATGAGACATTTTGACGTGCAGATGATGGGTGGAATCGCTCTGCATGGTGGAAACATCTCCGAAATGAAAACCGGAGAAGGAAAAACTCTTACCTCTACTCTTGCAGTTTATCTCAATTCTCTTGCGGGGAATGGTGTACACGTCGTTACGGTAAACGACTACCTTGCCAAAAGGGATGCGAATTGGATGAAACCAATTTATGATTTTCTAGGGATTTCAGTCGGTGTAATTCAACACGATATGGATTATGAACAAAGGAAGTTCGCTTACGCCGCGGACATCACCTATGGAACCAACAACGAATTCGGTTTTGATTATTTAAGGGACAATATGGTTTCTCATAAGGATCATAAGGTTCAGAGATCTCATTTTTTTGCGATCGTAGACGAGGTAGATTCGATTTTAATCGACGAAGCAAGAACCCCTTTGATCATTTCTGGTCCTTCTGACGAAGCGACTGATAAATACGTTCGTGTTAATAAGATCATTCCTAAACTCTTCGAAGGTGATGACTTTGAAGTGGATGAAAAGGCGCGTAACGTTCTTTTGACTGAAAAAGGTGTTTCTCATGTTGAAGAAATACTTTCGATCGAAAATTTGTACGCTCCTGAGAATGTGGATTTAGTTCATCACGTTCACCAAGCTTTGAAGGCTCATAAAATTTTTAGAGTGGATAAGGACTACGTAGTTCAACAGGGGCAAGTAGTAATTATTGACGAATTTACCGGTCGTCCTATGGAAGGAAGGAGATATTCCGACGGACTTCATCAAGCGATCGAGGCCAAAGAAAACGTTACGATCGCAAAGGAATCTCAAACTCTCGCTTCCATCACATTCCAAAATTATTTTAGAATGTACGATAAACTCGCCGGAATGACCGGGACCGCGGATACCGAAGCGGAGGAATTTAAAAAAATCTATAACCTAGACGTGATCGTAATTCCGCCTAACGTATCTGTTCAAAGAAAGGATTCTCCAGATCGTGTGTATCGTACTGAAAATGAAAAGTTCCAAGCAATTTTGACTGAAATTCGAGAACTACAATCTAAAAAACAGCCGGTTCTTGTTGGAACCATTTCCATTGAAAAGTCGGAAGTTCTTTCTAAAATGTTAGCTTCGGCTGGAATCCAGCATAACGTATTAAACGCTAAGTTTCATCAAAAAGAGGCGGAGATCGTTGCAAATGCCGGAAAACCTGGCGCCGTAACGATTGCTACTAATATGGCGGGAAGAGGAACCGACATCGTTTTAGGAGGAGCTCAACTTTATAAAGAGAATCTAGAAACTTGGAAGGATGAAGACGAAATTGTAAAACAATTTAAGGAATCCATTTTAAGACAAAATCTTGAATATGCAGAATCTTTAATGCAGAAAATGGATTCCGGAGCCAAACAGAAACGTGCGTCTGAAATTTTAAGTTCTGTAAAAATCTGGAAGAAAAATCACGAAGAGGTTTTGGCTGCAGGAGGGCTTCATATTTTAGGAACGGAAAGACACGAGGCGAGACGGATTGATAACCAGCTAAGAGGTCGTTCCGGTCGTCAGGGTGATCCTGGTTCGAGTCGATTCTATTTGTCTCTTCAAGACGATCTCATGAGAATTTTCGGTTCAGATCGAATTTCCGGTCTTATGAAATGGGCCAATATGCCGGAAGGCCAAGAGATAGAAAGTAAAATGGTGAGTAACGCAATTGCAAGGGCGCAAAAGCGAGTAGAAGGTCATAACTTTGATATTCGTAAACATCTTCTTGAATACGACGATGTGATGAACCGCCAACGGATCGTAATTTACAAGATGAGAAACGAGGTGCTTGAAAACGAAGATATTTCCGATTTAATTTCCGGTTTTATCGAAGAGACAGTGGAAAATCAAATCGTAACTTACTGTGAAGGAAATAATCCATCTGCATGGAATTTAGAATCTTTGAAAGAATGGTCCGATGGTTTGGATTTGAACTTACAGATTGACGAAGTAGAATTTAAAAAATCTAAAAATCCACAATTATCTCTTTTCGAAAAAGTAAGCTCTACTGCAAAACTGAAATACGAGTCCAAAGCAGAAAAGATCGGAAAGGACATCTGGAAGTTACTCGAGAGAAATATCTTCCTGGATATTTTAGATCATCGCTGGAAAGAACATCTTTATTCCATGGATCATTTAAGAGAAGGAATTTGGACCGTAGGTTATAGCGAAAGAAATCCTCTTGTAGAATATAAACTTCAAGGTTTTAGAATGTTCGACACTGCGATCGAAAATTTGAAAAACGAAATTGTAAACTTCATCTTTCGAGTAGAAGTATCAGAAAATTCTAAACTACCGGAAGAAAAAAAGGAATATAAAAAAGTAGGGCAAGAAATTACGGGAGGATTTCAAGAATTTTCAGGCGGCAATTTGAATCGTTCTCAACCCAACGGTTCCAGTGTAACGGTTACTACCAGTTCCGGTGGAGGAACCGAAAGAAAAACAAGTCGGAGAAGAAAACGCTGA